The Capsicum annuum cultivar UCD-10X-F1 chromosome 3, UCD10Xv1.1, whole genome shotgun sequence genomic sequence ATATCCTAGATATGtcataaagaaatacaatttACAATTGAAGgagatatatttttaatatagagAAATACATAACATATCTTTGTTCTATGTGACTCATATATACATAGAAtatgtatttctatttttattcctatatatatatatatatatattgtattgtatctCATGTATTTTTATCTATCGATACATGATTTAGTTAACGGATACATTTAAttaatgagtaatctattttcaGGGTATGAAATAAGTTTTTGATAAGATTTCACAACATCTTTCCAAGTTAGACAGCTTGTGCAATATCAAGTTCTAGAAGAATTTGAGAAATTCTGTCAAAAGAAGTAATTGAGATGTTCAGTGAGACATGCTTTGGcgaatcattaaaaaaaattgcagcaacaaaaatagaaaaaagaggaGACAATTGATTTTGCAAATAGAATGGAGAgagatattttgaaaatatacaGAATAACTAATTATGTTTTTTGGGGGATTTTTGTCTGTTAATTTGAAGATATGAATAGTGATTTATTCCTTAATTAagtaactttttattatttttcttaattaacgTGCATTAGTTGCTTCACTGGATGTATCACCAGAGATGTATCTCTTGTTAATGAATGTagtgaaaaaaatagtaaaactggatttttgtaatttttataaaaaaaattgagataatgTATAACTAGGGATAAAGGGACTTACGTAAAACACCCtgaatatatatgaaatttttccaTTAACAGagctaaggaaaaaaaatagaaatatacatCCTTAGATTATATATTGCACGTTATAGCAATACTTCTTAGATTGCAACTAATAGcaacttttaaaagaaaaataaactaataacaaatttaaaacaaaaaaaacattttttttaaaatatatttttgttaaaaaaattgtcCCATCTTAATAGGAGTTAGTTATTATGTGGCTAAAATTATGAAACTTATTAATGAgcatgttttttcttatttttcaattatatttatattcaaatttaaaaagaagaacaaatattCTCCTTCTCTCCCTAGTTCCTTCATACCTAATCCCTCTATAATTACGAATTAAAGTacaatatctttgatttctaatttataaattttaaatttacaataATATTGATGGTATAATTATCATATGAAAACTGATGTCAATAAATATTacttatatgttaataattagtTTTGATCTATGAAAATTGTATACAACATAGTATTCGTATATTATTTTGTACGATTGAGTTGAAATCagtttatatataataaagccatattttaaataatttttaatttatagggtctcaatttatgaaattgatttaTATAAGATTCTACATATAAATGTTGTATTCTTGTAACTGTTTTTAATGTATGAAAATGGTACATAATATGATATCaattaattagtttaataaaTTTTGTTGAAACAAGTTTATATACTTATTTCGtacttaaataatatattttttttaattctaaatgtataaaattgatattaaaattgatatCGATGAAGCTTCGTATATGTCACACTTGTATGAATTGAGTTTTATGAATCTGAGaattgataagaaaaataatgttgTATATTGCATGACTTATTTAGTGTATATAATGGATATTTAGTGAAAACTATCACCACATATATTAGAAATAAACTattatttgatatcatttttttttgttgcaATAAAAAGGGTAATCGGTATTAGACAtgattgatattgatgttgatttaCTATATTAACTTTGTCTTTTGGCAATTAGTATAGTTCAacaattatacaaaaatatagtTACAATctgcaataaacaatctaaaaagtatatataaaataattttcacacaTAATAAAACTCAATACATTAACTGGGTCGGATTTTAATTTTAAAGGACTTTAGATTGCTGGGAATTCATGCTTCCCGTTAATGAaactttgaaagaattttgagtttGCACTGTAATAGTCAACTAAATAATCAACCAATGAATTGGATACCAAACCAATTTCATTGTAAATAGGCTAACTAATCTTCGTAGTATACTGAAGATTAGGGAGAAATCAAACGAAAAAtcatagattttttaaaaaaaggtaagaaggataataaatgatataatattGACCATATTTCACTTCTTCCATAattatcaacataattaaaatattttatcaataaaGTAAATATGGAGAATTgtgtaatattttaaaagtaaaaaaaaaatgactgACAAGTTGCATAACGTGTATCAATGTAGAAAATGTCTTGATCAAATTTTATTCCTTACTTTAAGAACATATTTTATACGTTAactgataaaattaaaaaatatataaataaagataattattGAAACCAATAATTATTCCTATCGAAATTATCAAAAGAGTAAATGAGGAGAGATAAatattaaagactaaaaattagGAGATAATTTGAcaataataatgcaaaaatattttttttagttttaaaaaattgcTATATATTAcaattatttctttaattcaataattataaagaaggaaaagttcttttggccacaaaaatttgaccCAAATTTGGCTACAATAGAAAAAAGTCATGTTCACACTATAAACTAGTTAACTTTTAGAAATTTTTGCCCTTTTTAtcctatatttaaaattcaatcaatacattatttattttcatttcccAATACATTGAAAACTATCTAATAAATgagaatgaaatttttttatgatgGATGAGACTTgtgtgtagtttttttttttttttttaaatatatattcaatGTGTGGATCCCACTTCTATTACACTCCCTTTCCAGTCAGATTCTTCTATCCCCGACAAACCAACACAATGCACTATACTATCTCTAATTTCTCATTCTCATTATTGTAgcattttatatattatatcattAAGTTATTAATTAAATCACATCTCACTTCTGTTCGGTAATTTACAATGTAattatcattcttttttattCAAGTAGCTCAAAGTAAAATTACTATATATGTATTATCTTCATTTTCCAACCATTTTGTTATTATACTAGATATTGAGGGGGCCGTTCTAGCACAGAAccaatatttgttatttttttatctcagtttatatgatacaaataaaatttagataatcaatcatacttttaatatgtttttagatattttaagttgttaatattgtaatttataataataatcttcaaataatatatgttactctccttatccaaacttTCACGGCATTgctagtcaattatattttaaaaataatctaagtttttatttattctcatttataatactttttcatctattccaatttaagtggcactgatataatttcgagagtcagccaaatattttatatcttttaaaattttcaagttgttaattattgtgatctatagtatttttatgtacttttttggaataaataaaaaaataaattttttagatgttttaaattgtatctattgtaatttataatatttttttatataaattttaaataatatatatcactcattttgtcaaaacttttgtggcattgatagtcagttatattttagaattaatttaaatttttaattatttataattttcttctattctaaattatgtggcacaatgcttagatagtcataataattaattagggataatttagtaaatcacgattgaagcagcgaagcagacatgtcttaaatgacttataataactaattagaagtgatataataaaattactgtaaaattttttttaagtgagCGTCATATAAGAcgccaagttaatttaaaacatcaagagttaatatATGATGttatgtttatgtttatttttttattaaatattattaattttttaataagatgacttataataattaattaggaatgatatagtaaaattacggttgaaaaagtcaaagcagacatgtcataaatgtctattttaattttattttattaaatagtatttattttgtaatacgtaaatgacttataataattaattaggggtaatatagtaattcGGTTGGAAGCGGACACCTCGACGAAGAGGTGCCTGCTTCTTCACACTTATTAATAGTAATAATTTAAGTTATAACtttaaactattattatttttgtccatgttttctattttctttttagaattttttaattttagtcaaaAATTAGTGTTTGgctataaaaaaaattcagaCACTTAGAAACCTGTgtttattcttatattttaaaattttaaaatttatcataaatttaTAACACAATCTCGATTAAATTATACAGGTCTTTTTTAATTGTTGGGCCATAAATAGAATGTGGCTTTGCTCGAATGTAGAGTAGGAGTAATGTCCTTCTCCAAATTAACATTATTATGGCATCATTAATTTTTGTTGGTCAAGGTTGAGGGAAGCAGGTTCCCCAGCAGTCCACCACTGCTTCAGGGAGCAAACCCAGGTTGCTGACAAGTTAGCCAAGCACGGGGCAGCCTCCAACTTATTTGAAGAAGCTCATCTTTTGCTAATTCCACGTATGTATGCTCAACAAGAATTGGGAGTAGACATGAGAGAAACTTTTTTTGAAAGATCCATTAAATCAAATGCTCAAACATTAGCAGAGCAAAACTGCTACTCTTTTATAATTAACCCAGGCTGAAACACCCTGGCTATGTAATACCTTTTTAAATGCTTTATTTATATTGAATTGTACCCAGTTaatcgaaaaaaaaaagagtaatgtCCTTCTCCAATATAATTTTTGACTCAAAGAATAATATTTTTGGCCTCAATGGTCCAAATTTTATAATAACATTGTTCACACAATTAACTGATTTCTTTTATGACAtatattaattattgtatttttcaaaaaaaaaaaaaagattaaactgcataatttaaataattttttaaatgtcatctgaaaatattttaataacgaaAATTAGAACTCTAAATACTTTAAACATAGTAGACATCGATATAttatagaaatcataaaaattatatagttcatAAGTATCGATCCTAGTTGACATTAACCTACGAAAGCCACACATTAATATTGTAGTCTTTCACCTTTATGTTACACCGATTTGATAATTTATGAATcattactttgaaaatattttactaGTTAAgttttaaatctaaaattttgcATGTTTGAATAATATTCAAATATAATCtgacaatatttttaaaataataaataaaacttaaaCACTTTTGACATGATGGAcatcaaaaatttataaaatttatattgtttgactCTAGTTAATAACAATCCCAGAGAGTCATACATTAATATTATAGTATGTCACTCATATATTAGCTGATTTGATAACTTAgaaatcattacttatatttattattatgacatctcatataattttataaattattatgtttaaataaatttaatatatatttaaataaatatttaaacataatttaaaaatattataataacgaTAGTAAAAACTCAAAGTACTTTAGACATGGTAGACATCGACAttttatataaatcataaaaattataagaTTTATAAGTGTCGATcttattaacaacccaagagagTCACATATTGATGTTGAAGTTTTACGTATTTATTAATTgtcatctttaaaaaaaaaattaaatatttaaataattaagtgATGATCCTAGTTAACAACGATCTAAGAGAACACTTACACATTAATGTAGTAGCCGATCTGATAACTTATGAATCATTAGTTAGATTTGTTATTAATCTGACCTctaattaagtaattttattatttataatgttaaaccaaatttaaaaattacatatttaaatatattttaaaaatattttaataaagataGTCAAAGTTCAAAACACTTAAGAAATAATAGACATTGACACatcataaaattatataatttattttttaaaaatcatttatatatgaagaatttgaaattaaaaaatatattttaataaacgATCATTTGTACTTATTACCATTTTTCAGTATTgcaattaatttttatgtttagaaaacaacaaagactttaatttttttgattaaaaaaatgaatttgtttgttttgaaagaaaaaagttATTGTAGTTTTTAATAATTGTGGACAAATTTGGgtcaaatttttgtggtcatttatactactttcattcctttttatttgcttTATTTGAGTTGGGAACACCCTTTAATAAATCTTTTACtactataaaatgaaaaataattttattaatatatccCTAATTAAAATTTCAACCCtttttcaaatcaataataattacatttattGAACAAAGATAAAATAGGAAGATTTCAATCAAATTATTCTCGAAAgataaaaagtaattaaaaagaaatatataaccaactcacatgaaataaataaaaaggaatgacGAAACTACAATTTAAAATGTAAATTGAAAGATACGCCCTCCaacaatattaaattaaaaataaatttaactcAAACCTtattcaaaaatcaaattcaaaattaaagttaaacATAAACAAAGCAGTGTGGCATACACTGCAAACTCACATGAGGCATGAAGatactcttcttcttcttgtctCTCTAAAAATATTTGGTgtgatttgattttaaatggaatcaaattaaaaaatcgatatttagtttgatttttattttaatgaaaatagcTACAATTTGGAGAGCAATGAATTCTTCTCCAAATCTTctccttctttatttaatttaagaaagaaatcaattgCGTTTGGGCTTTCGGTCTCTGAACgaataaagtatatatataaattagttgaatatatgatattattttttcataactaaatataaatattttatgccTTATAATCATTAATTTGATTTTAGTCTACTTATTTTCACATGTACtactatatttttaaatttcatttcttgaaaataggaaaaaaaaaatacaacactcTAAGTCTGATTGTCTATATGTGGTATAGTGTataatttgtttttaatttactCAATAGACTGctcttttgatttttgaaaggttgactattttatttataactttatgttattttatggattttagaCATGTGAAATGGGGTAATCCTTATAATTATGCAACATAAACATGCTAAAGTTTCAAaagagtattaaaaaataatgtaaaagattCAACTATACTTATCTAGTAATAGTAGAtatcaatttattaatttataatgtTCTTATGAAATGATTGTTTcatgtctttattattttttaattatcaatTCATCATAGCTAGttataaacaaaaaaattccaaattgatagttttattttaaaaattttaaaccaACTAACTtgctttaattttaattttaatcaacaaTCAATCCCCATGGAATCATGAGCACAcactattttaagaaaaaaattattgattgaCATTCTTTTATGTCTTGAAAGgcatattataataataataatattgtatgacaatgaatatttataatttattggaattgagtaaatcaaagtattatttttaattttgttttggtcAATTATTTTTGGGTTGATCaagaaacaaaattgaaaattgaaataattaataagtaattaagaaacataatttaaaacaaatattataactatgacataataaaaaatttagacatagaaatataaatgacATATTCAACTTTTATTTATCAACTCCACTTCTCaaataattaagattattttgattaatttatttaaaattttattcaaagatatcgttttaatttgaaataaaaagtttttaaattggatgatataattttcaattttttttctctctctagttgATTAATATAGAGGAATATGAAATTTAGATTTAAATGCATGTAGACGTGTGTGTATATCATCGTAATTTAAAGaaagatttaatatatattgaaagataaaatattttattggggtaaaccattaaattttaatttaaataagtgATAGATATATTTAAGTTGAACTGAGAAAGAGTTGAATTTGACGTGAAATATAAATTTACTTATACATTATACTAAAAGGAGAGtaatcatataaaataaatttattattttttttaattataagtaaatgtataattttttaatttaattaactaTATAATTTactatacatgaaaaatacttaGCGTCTATATAAATCTTTTTTAGTTGTTCCATACGTTTAGGGAATAGGAAAAAGTTAGTgcatttattaatataatttggaGGAGATTTATctaagaaaatatgataaaatctaaaataaggctatgtaaattttttcataattatgaccAAATTTAGGTAAAAAAATTGTGGCTATTACACTTCCCGGTAAAAAATGTTGCTATAACTTAGTAATAAACAAATCCATAAATATATACAAGATAATTTCTAAATACAAGGCCCATCTTTTGCCAGAAACTTGGTTAACCTAGTCCAGTAAGATGAAATTTAGAAGCCCAAAGTAGCTGCACTGTAATACAAAACCCTAGTAAAACGCCATAGATTAAACAATAGAGGCAGCTTTGAGAAAAAAATCCTTGCGAACAACCAAAGGTAAGGCAGACCACCCCAAAGTAAGGCATCATGGGTCGCATGCACAGTCGTGGTAAGGGTATTTCAGCTTCGGCTCTCCCTTACAAGAGAACTCCTCCTAGTTGGCTCAAGATCTCCGCTCCTGATGTAAACTCACGCCACCTTTTTTGTTTAAATCGCTTCTTATTATTTACTGTTTGTTTAGGAATTTTAATTAAGTGTTCTTTGATTTCAGGTTGAGGACAACATTTGCAAGTTCGCTAAGAAAGGATTGACACCTTCACAGATTGGTGTGATTCTTCGTGATTCACACGGAATTGCTCAAGTTAAGAGTGTCACTGGTAGCAAGATCTTGCGTATCCTCAAGGCCCACGGTATTCTTATATATGTCCTTTTTTTAATGGGAATTGTTATTTATATATGAGTATTTATGTGAATGTGTTTTGATATGCGGGTGTTTTGGGGAAAATGGATAGGGCTCGCACCTGAGATTCCAGAGGATCTGTACCACCTGATTAAGAAAGCTGTTGCCATTAGGAAGCATTTGGAGAGGAACAGGAAGGACAAGGATTCCAAGTTCCGATTGATTTTGGTCGAGAGCAGGATCCATCGCCTTGCTCGCTATTACAAGAAAACTAAAAAACTCCCACCTGTCTGGAAATAGTAAGTCCCTTGCACTTCCCTGTCTTGTTTATACTGTTGTCTTGTGTCTACTCCTTTTTACATGTAGTATCATTATTTGATTCCATTAGTTGCTGGACATTGATTCCATTATGTCCTTGTTaaacatagttttttttttatttgactcAAATGAACTGAGGACTCCAAAAGAGGGTCAGCAGTTAGTTGTTAATGTTAAAGAGAGGTACAGTGGTTGAGAGAATGAGTTGTTGCCTGCTCATTGATAATCAACTCATAGTTTGCTCTTGGGATGAGTTAGGCCCAAGCTCCATTTTCTCTACATTGTCTCAACGTCAAACCCATCCCTATTCTTTATTCGGTCAATTCTTAGCCTCCGTGTTATATTCTCTGCTCCACATTGCCAGGCTTAAGTGTCTGCCGAGGAATAGGGTGTTGTGTCATCTCCTCATATCATGAGCTAGTTTTTGGAATTGAGCTAGGCTTAGTATTTGTTTTCcttgcaatttaaaattttatctgAGATCTTTCTAATTTTTAAAGACTCTTGGGTGACATTGGTTTTATACTGTTTTTGCTTGTGATACCTGTCCAAATTGAGCTAAGTGGATTGTGAGTACTCATGTGCCAACTCTTTTTGCTTTTGATACCTGTCCAAATATAGGAAAATGGATTGTGAGGATTCATATGCTAACCTCCAGCTAGATTGGGATTGTGACATGGTTTAGTTGTTTGCTTCTAGATTCTTGATGTATACTTCATCGTCGATGAAATGTCCTGGTTCTTGTGTAGCAAGCTTTGGAATTGTAATAAGACACACCATTCCTTGACATATTCCTTTACTCTGttctaatttaattttagtatcattttgtatctaaattttattgttaaaaaatGCACCAAGAAAGCTACTATAATGTTCAAGGAATGTTCAAAATAGTGAAGTTGTTGTTCGTTATCAGATGTGGATATACTCAAATACAGCAAAGTTTTAGTGTTCTTACTGTAATAGTTCGGTTTAAACAAACTGGAGTGCTTATGCTGGGACACACAACATAGAAATCCTTTGACATTGATTCTTCAATTCGTCGCTTTTtgcttttctaaattttt encodes the following:
- the LOC107863413 gene encoding 40S ribosomal protein S13, which encodes MGRMHSRGKGISASALPYKRTPPSWLKISAPDVEDNICKFAKKGLTPSQIGVILRDSHGIAQVKSVTGSKILRILKAHGLAPEIPEDLYHLIKKAVAIRKHLERNRKDKDSKFRLILVESRIHRLARYYKKTKKLPPVWKYESTTASTLVA